Proteins from a single region of Streptomyces sp. Tu 3180:
- a CDS encoding ArsI/CadI family heavy metal resistance metalloenzyme yields the protein MSRVQLALRVPDLDASVAFYSKLFGTGPATLRDGYANFAVTEPPLKLVLIEGAADEATRLDHLGVEVTSTGAVRAAAARLAGAGLATTEENDTTCCYALQDKVWVHGPGREPWEVYVVKADAGTLTRQQGGACCTDPADTGTPAPAADGCC from the coding sequence ATGTCCCGCGTCCAACTCGCCCTCCGCGTCCCGGACCTCGACGCCTCGGTCGCCTTCTACAGCAAGTTGTTCGGCACCGGCCCCGCCACACTCCGCGACGGCTACGCCAACTTCGCCGTCACCGAGCCTCCGCTCAAGCTCGTCCTCATCGAGGGCGCGGCGGACGAGGCCACCCGCCTGGACCACCTCGGTGTCGAGGTGACGTCGACCGGGGCCGTCCGCGCCGCCGCCGCCCGCCTGGCCGGGGCCGGCCTGGCCACCACGGAGGAGAACGACACCACCTGCTGCTACGCGCTCCAGGACAAGGTCTGGGTGCACGGCCCCGGACGGGAACCGTGGGAGGTGTACGTCGTCAAGGCCGACGCCGGCACCCTCACCCGGCAGCAGGGCGGCGCCTGTTGCACCGACCCGGCCGACACCGGCACCCCGGCACCCGCCGCGGACGGCTGCTGCTGA
- a CDS encoding LysR family transcriptional regulator yields MDLQQMRYVVAVAETRNFTRAAERCFVVQSSLSHRIAALERELGTRLFARSSRRVELTSAGAAFVAGARACLAAADRAVADAAAATGVVRGRLAVGVIVTAAAVDVPELLQRYRARHPDVRVVLRSGRSDELAAAVRGGDLDIAFLGLPEDERPSGVETVVLGHDEHVLVVPAGHRLAGASRVGLREIAEETFVDFAGGTPARAQSDRAFAAAGLVRDVAYEAGVVELITRLVARGLGVALLPSAFVRPRAAGDPGLALVPVTDGPRRVECLVWSRFNPGPATRAMLDVLGVRGARGTPEVRGGSPAAS; encoded by the coding sequence GTGGATCTCCAGCAGATGCGCTACGTCGTCGCCGTCGCCGAAACCCGCAACTTCACCCGCGCTGCGGAGCGCTGCTTCGTGGTGCAGTCCTCGCTCAGTCACCGGATCGCCGCCCTGGAACGGGAGCTCGGGACCAGACTGTTCGCCCGGTCCAGCCGCCGCGTCGAACTGACCAGCGCCGGAGCGGCGTTCGTGGCCGGCGCGCGTGCGTGCCTGGCCGCCGCCGACCGCGCGGTCGCCGACGCCGCCGCCGCGACCGGTGTGGTGCGCGGACGGCTCGCCGTCGGCGTGATCGTGACCGCGGCCGCCGTCGACGTGCCCGAACTGCTGCAGCGGTACCGCGCCCGGCATCCGGACGTCCGCGTCGTGCTCCGCTCCGGCCGCAGCGACGAACTGGCGGCAGCGGTCCGCGGCGGGGACCTGGACATCGCCTTCCTGGGCCTGCCGGAGGACGAACGGCCGTCCGGGGTGGAGACCGTGGTGCTCGGCCACGACGAGCACGTCCTGGTGGTGCCGGCCGGGCACCGGCTCGCGGGCGCCTCCCGGGTCGGGCTGCGGGAGATCGCCGAGGAGACGTTCGTGGACTTCGCGGGCGGGACACCCGCCCGGGCCCAGTCCGACCGGGCGTTCGCCGCCGCGGGCCTGGTCCGCGACGTCGCGTACGAGGCCGGCGTCGTCGAGCTGATCACCCGGCTGGTCGCACGCGGGCTCGGCGTCGCGCTGCTGCCGTCGGCGTTCGTCCGGCCCCGGGCCGCCGGCGACCCCGGACTGGCGCTGGTCCCGGTGACCGACGGGCCGCGCCGCGTCGAGTGCCTGGTGTGGAGCCGGTTCAATCCCGGTCCGGCCACCCGGGCGATGCTCGACGTCCTCGGGGTGCGGGGTGCACGGGGGACGCCGGAGGTCCGGGGCGGGTCGCCGGCGGCGTCCTGA
- a CDS encoding EamA family transporter: MTSPTARSPGPPRISYGRRAATVALTALAPAAWGTTYAVTTELLPSGHPLFAGLMRALPAGLVGLAVSRVLPCGDWWWKAAVLGVLNIGALFPLLFLAAERLPGGVAATLSAAQPLLVAGLAIAVLHDRPSAWRWAWGVLGVAGVALVVLGPEARLDAVGVLAGLGGTAAMAGGVVLTKRWGRPAGVGPLALAGWQLTVGGLLLLPLTLVIEGVPQRIDAGAVGGYVWLGSMGGLIAYTLWFRGIGELPVGASAPLVLLSPLVAAVVGIALGESLNLPQSLGFVLALAALLAAQLDPPGLPGRIARGLPATARVREDPVRGDLAREDPIRGDLAREDQVRGGPAR; the protein is encoded by the coding sequence ATGACCTCACCGACCGCCCGGTCACCGGGCCCGCCGCGGATTTCGTACGGACGGCGGGCGGCGACCGTCGCGCTGACCGCCCTCGCCCCCGCTGCCTGGGGCACGACGTACGCCGTGACCACGGAACTGTTGCCGTCCGGGCATCCGCTGTTCGCCGGGCTGATGCGTGCCCTGCCCGCCGGACTGGTGGGGCTGGCGGTCTCCCGCGTGCTCCCGTGCGGGGACTGGTGGTGGAAGGCCGCCGTCCTCGGCGTGCTCAACATCGGCGCGCTGTTCCCCCTGCTGTTCCTGGCGGCCGAACGGCTCCCCGGCGGGGTCGCCGCCACCCTCAGCGCCGCCCAGCCGCTGCTGGTCGCGGGGCTGGCCATCGCGGTGCTCCACGACCGGCCGTCGGCCTGGCGGTGGGCCTGGGGCGTGCTCGGAGTGGCCGGCGTCGCTCTCGTCGTGCTCGGGCCGGAAGCCCGGCTGGACGCCGTCGGGGTGCTCGCCGGTCTCGGCGGTACGGCCGCCATGGCCGGTGGCGTCGTCCTCACCAAGCGCTGGGGCCGCCCCGCGGGGGTCGGTCCGCTGGCCCTGGCCGGCTGGCAACTGACGGTCGGCGGCCTGCTGCTGCTCCCGCTCACCCTCGTGATCGAGGGGGTGCCGCAGCGGATCGACGCCGGAGCCGTCGGCGGGTACGTGTGGCTCGGCAGCATGGGCGGGCTGATCGCGTACACGCTCTGGTTCCGCGGGATCGGGGAGCTGCCGGTCGGCGCGTCCGCGCCGCTGGTGCTGCTGTCCCCGCTGGTCGCGGCCGTCGTCGGCATCGCGCTGGGCGAGTCGCTGAACCTGCCGCAGAGCCTCGGCTTCGTCCTCGCCCTGGCGGCCCTGCTCGCCGCCCAACTCGATCCTCCCGGCCTGCCCGGCCGCATCGCACGCGGCCTGCCCGCGACGGCCCGCGTCCGGGAGGACCCGGTCCGAGGAGACCTGGCCCGAGAAGACCCGATCCGAGGAGACCTGGCCCGAGAAGACCAGGTGCGAGGAGGACCCGCTCGATGA
- a CDS encoding NAD(P)H-binding protein: protein MTIAVLGATGTVGSRVTTEAGARGHRVLALSRKPAGEGPGVVPAAVDAGDPRALREALAGSAAHGTAPDAVVVAVRTFPADREFLVGVTRTVLDVSARRGTRVLVVGGAGALRSPGDRDRLVADDPAYVPAEHRAVAAAGVAQLRTCRAHAGADWVYLSPPALLGPGERTGRYRRGTDTLLTGADGRSWISAEDLAVAVVDELETPGPERHVTVVHRAAEPA, encoded by the coding sequence ATGACGATCGCCGTGCTCGGTGCCACCGGGACGGTCGGCAGCCGGGTGACCACCGAGGCCGGCGCGCGCGGGCACCGGGTGCTCGCCCTGTCCCGGAAGCCCGCGGGCGAGGGCCCCGGCGTGGTGCCGGCCGCGGTCGACGCGGGCGACCCGCGCGCCCTGCGCGAGGCGCTGGCGGGCTCCGCGGCTCACGGCACCGCCCCGGACGCCGTGGTGGTGGCCGTCCGGACCTTTCCGGCCGACCGGGAGTTCCTGGTCGGCGTGACCCGCACCGTGCTGGACGTCTCCGCCCGGCGCGGGACGCGCGTCCTCGTGGTCGGTGGCGCCGGCGCCCTGCGCAGTCCCGGCGACCGTGACCGGCTGGTCGCCGACGACCCCGCGTACGTGCCCGCCGAGCACCGGGCCGTCGCCGCCGCCGGGGTCGCCCAGTTGCGGACCTGCCGGGCCCACGCCGGCGCGGACTGGGTGTACCTGAGCCCGCCGGCCCTGCTCGGGCCCGGTGAACGCACCGGCCGCTACCGGCGCGGCACAGACACCCTGCTCACCGGCGCCGACGGGCGGTCGTGGATCAGCGCCGAGGACCTCGCCGTCGCCGTGGTCGACGAACTCGAGACGCCCGGTCCCGAACGCCACGTCACGGTCGTCCACCGCGCGGCGGAACCCGCCTGA
- a CDS encoding TetR/AcrR family transcriptional regulator C-terminal domain-containing protein yields the protein MTGDGGTGAAGVDPQQLWLGHPRPRRGRRPAYSREAITAAAVALADAEGLDAVTMRRVAAQVGAGVMSLYSYAPDRETLVELMVDHVSGELSPAAPPTGDWRADLKAVAHLQRSHMLRHPWLPAALATHRTPGPNTLAFLEHALAVLRPTGLDGGTKLEIFAQLTAFVAGHVAHEIAQAAASRSSGRAAAEARYLAAVAADGHHPELAEALASPGRSLTPEATFTRFLDRLVDGLDTR from the coding sequence CGCGGGCGTCGATCCGCAGCAGCTCTGGCTGGGCCACCCCCGGCCCCGCAGGGGCCGCCGGCCCGCCTACAGCCGGGAGGCGATCACGGCGGCCGCCGTCGCCCTGGCGGACGCGGAGGGGCTGGACGCGGTCACCATGCGGCGGGTCGCGGCACAGGTCGGGGCCGGTGTCATGTCGCTCTACAGCTACGCCCCCGACAGGGAGACGCTGGTGGAGCTGATGGTCGACCACGTCAGCGGCGAACTGTCGCCCGCGGCCCCGCCCACGGGCGACTGGCGCGCCGACCTGAAGGCCGTCGCCCACCTCCAGCGCTCCCACATGCTGCGCCATCCCTGGCTGCCGGCGGCCCTGGCCACCCACCGCACCCCCGGCCCCAACACGCTGGCCTTCCTGGAGCACGCGCTCGCCGTCCTGCGGCCCACCGGACTGGACGGCGGGACGAAGCTGGAGATCTTCGCCCAGCTCACCGCGTTCGTGGCCGGGCACGTCGCCCACGAGATCGCGCAGGCGGCGGCCTCGCGGTCCTCCGGCCGGGCCGCGGCCGAGGCCCGCTACCTCGCCGCCGTCGCCGCGGACGGCCACCACCCCGAACTCGCCGAGGCACTCGCCTCACCCGGGCGGTCCCTCACCCCCGAGGCGACCTTCACCCGGTTCCTCGACCGCCTGGTCGACGGCCTCGACACCCGCTGA